CCAGCTGAATACTATCGATTACCATATATATATAAAGTAAGATTACATCTACTTTATACATATTATTTAAATTTGTCTGACCGTATCAATTTAATTATATTATAATGACGTTTCACGCTAGCAGAAAGCTGCATATATAAAGGAAACCCGGGACCCGAATCTTTGCTAGAGGTATTTTTCATGAGAACTGGACAGAGAGATATGCACAATACACCGCTTAAAAGGCGACTGTCAATTACCTATGAGGAGCTCGAAACTCTCAAAAAATCAATCAAGACTTCGGTTCTCAATGAGTTACAGGCCGAAGTAGAAAGTAGTTCCGATCTTGATGCTTTTAAGGATCAAATTCTTTCCGAAATCAGAACCGAACTGAGGGAGTTTCCTGACTCTGCATCACTCAAGGCTTCAATCCTTGGTGAGCTGAGATCCGAATTAGTTTCCGGTAAAAAAGACGAATCCGAAGCAATTGACCGACGAGTGAAAGAACTTGCAGGAATTCAGGATGGGCTCGTCAGAGAACTGCTCGATCAGAAAATGCTTATAAAGAAGCTGGAAGCAGAAATTGAAAGACTTTCAAGAGCATCGGAAGGTACGCAAAGTACTATTGCCCATTCTCCTCCTTCTCCCTCTATTCCAATCCTTGAAGACCCACTTGACCTTCCTCCTCTTTCCAGAAAACCGAAGCGTAAACTTGAGTTCAGGAAAGAAGGTCCTTCCTCACACGAGCTGACCGATTTCAGAGAAGCTCCTGCGTCCCTGCCAGGAACAAATGCAAAAGTACAGCTGAAGATCAGAGAGGTTGAGCCAAGAGAGCTTGATGAGCGTGAACCTGTCGAAACAAAGTGTGAATATATTATCGCCGAAAGTGGAGATAGGAAACGGTTTAGAGGCACTCTGAGGCAGTCAACTCCAATAATAGAGGCTCCTTCGGGACAGCTAGTTCCACCAGGGCTGCCAGCTTCTAAGAGATCTCGGTCTCCCGTGAAAGCAGAGCCTGTAAGAGCCCGACCTGATGAAGATTATAAATGCGAATACATTATCGCCGAAAAAGTTCCGAAAAAGCATTTAATTGACGAATCCGTGGACCTCAGAGATAATGAGGACGCGGAAATCATAACCTGCAACCGAAAAGACCCCAGGGTGAAACGAGACTGAGAAAAACGAAAATTTCCTCAAAAACGCAAAACCTCAGAGGCATTCTGTGTACATAAAAGAGATTGAGTTCGTTAATTTCAAGTCCTTCGGAAAGAAAGTAAAGATTTCCTTTTATAATGACTTCACCACTATTTCCGGGCCTAACGGGAGTGGAAAGTCAAATATTATAGACGGGATTCTCTTTGCACTCGGGCTCACGAGTTCCAGGACACTGAGGGCTGAAAAACTTACGGACCTTATTTATAATGGAGATGAGGCAAAAAAACCTGATTTTGCCCAGGTTACTATCCGTTTTGACAATACTGACCGCAAACTGCCTTTAGAGCTTGATGAGGTTGAAGTCTCAAGAAAGGTCCGGCGAACAAAAAATGCCTACTACAGCTACTTTTACTTTAACGGAAAAGCCGTAAGCCTGGGAGAAATTCATTCCCAGCTTTCAAAGGCAGGGATAACGCCCGAAGGTTACAATGTCGTGATGCAGGGAGATGTCACACAGATTATTTCCATGACCTCTGTGGAAAGGCGGAAGATTATTGACGAGATTGCCGGAGTTGCGGAGTTTGACGAGCGCAAGCAAAAAGCACTAGGGGAACTTGAAATTGTCAGGCAGCAAATCGAACGTGTGGACATTATTCTTGAAGAGGTGCGGACGCAGCTTGAAAAGCTCTCTGGTGAACGGGACCAGGCTCTGAAATATCAATCTCTTAAATCTGAGAAAATTAAATTTGAAGGTTATGTCCTGCTCTCCAAACTCAAGGATGCCAGAACCGAACTGGAAAATGTGGATAAAGAACTTGCAGGGAAAGAAGAGCACCTTGAAAAAGTACAGGTATTGCTGAACGAAAGGGTTCAGGAACTGGAAGCTCTTGAACAGACTCTGGAAAACCTCTCCCTCGAAATCCGAAAAAAAGGGGAAGATGAACAGCTGCAGGTCAAAAGGGAAATAGAAGAAACAAAAGGAGAAATCTCCCGCTGTGTTGACAGCATCGAAGTTTCCGAGTCCGAACTCGAAGAAGCTGATTCAAGGCGCAGAAAAGCATTTGTTGATATTGACTCCACAAAGGGAAAGGTCAGAGAACTCGAAGAGAAAATAGAAGCTGAAAACGTAAGGAAAGAAAGCATCTCTGCAGAGCTTTCAGAAAGAAAAACCGAGCGCATGCTGCTTCAGAGCAGGATTGCTGATATAGATGCAAAGTTTGCGGCAACAAGGGATGAGCTCATGGCTGCCCGCAAAAAGCTTGAGGATATTAAAAACGAAAAGAACGAGCTTATTCGGAACGAGGACAGGCTTCTCGATGCTCTCAGGAGAAAGTCTTCGGAACTGCGGGAGATCGAAAACCAGATCAAGGATGCACAGGCTGCAGTTACTGCCTCGGACAGCGATACCCTTTCTGTCCAGTACGAAATCGAAAAACTTACAAATAACCTTGAATCCCTCATAAAAGACCGGGACGACATAGAGAGCAGCCGCTCCAGAATCAAAGAAGACATAAAGAAACTTGAGAACAGGCTGCACACCCTCCAGCAGGAATATGCAATTGCCGAAGCGAGGGTCCGGGCTTCGGAACAGGGAGGAGGTTACTCAAGAGCTGTCGAGATGGTAATCGGGGCATCGAAGCAGGAAGAACTCTTCGGAATTCACGGGACAATTGCCCAGCTCGGAAAAGTAGACCGCAGATATGCGGCAGCCCTTGAGGTTGCTGCAGGGAACAGGATGCAGGCAATTGTTGTAGATACCGATGCTGATGCAGCAGAAGCGATCGAATTCCTGAAGCGGAGGAAAGGCGGTAGAGCTACTTTTCTTCCGCTTAATAAAATGAAGGATTCCAGAAGGCTTGAAAATCTCAATTATGAGAACGGAGTAATAGGGTATGCAATCGACCTTATTGAATTCGATCCAGACTTTGAGCCTGCTTTCTGGTATGTTTTTCAGGACACTCTGGTTATGGAAGACCTTGCCAGTGCCCGCCGCCTTATGGGAAGAGCGAGAATGGTCACCCTTGAAGGCGAACTCCTTGAAAAGAGCGGGGCAATGGTAGGAGGTTCTCTTTCTTCAAAATCCGGGATTTCTTTTGCGGCAGCGGAAAAGGACAAACTCCTTGAACTTGCAGAAGAGATAAGATCCCTTGATGCAAGCCGGAATGCTGCTATCAGCAAACAGGACAGCATTGAAAGCCATGTTTTTGAGCTGAGCAGAAAGATCCGCGACTGTGAGGCTACTATTTCCAGAAAGGAGCTCGAGCTTCAGGAAATCGCTGGCAGGGAAGCAAAACTTGCAGAACTCCTTGAAGCCAAACAGGCAGACCTGAAGGCAATCGAAGAATCGAGAACCGAACTCAGGGCTGAGATGGACAGGGTAATTGCGGAAAAGGTGGAAAAAGAAGGTATTGCGGCTGAACTTGAGAGTCAGGTTGCCGAATTTGAGGCAAAGCTTGCCGATTCTCCCCTTCCCGAGATAAACAAAAAAGCCGACTTTGTAGATGAAGAAATCCGCAGGCTTGATGGCAGAATCAGGGATACAGAAGCCAGTCTGAATGCTCTTCAGCTTGAAAAAGAGTATGCTGAGCAGAAAATTGCCGAAGCCAAGGAGCTTATAAAGGAACTTGATGAAAAGAAAGCTTCAAGGCGGGAAAGAGTAGATTCCCTTAAAGCAAAAATCGCGGAACTTGAAGCTCAGCTTGAAGAAAAACAGAAGCGTGAACTTCAACTTTCCGACGAACTTATAAGGCTTCAGAAAGAAAGGGAAAATGTTCAGGCAGAACATAGTGCGGTAAAGCGCAGGGTCAGTATAGCTGCAACCACCCTTGAAAAGGCAAAACAGCAGGTACTTACGCTTACAGCTACTAAGAGTGCTCTTTTTGACCAGGAAAAGCAGCTGGTTGAAGAGATACAGAGAAGGGGAATTGAGGAGACCTCGGAGGTTCCGAGTTACGAAACCGTTTACATGCGGATTCAGGCAATCGAAGAAGCCATGCGCAGGCTTGAGCCTGTAAACATGAGGGCAATAGATGAATATAATGAGGTGGAACTCAGGCTTTCCGACCTGCAGGGCAAACGAGATACTCTCTTTACCGAAAGGGAACAGCTCCTTGAACGCATTGGCCAGTACGAACAGCTCAAGCGGGACGCCTTTATGGAGGCTTATACAAGCATAAATTCCAATTTCAAAGAGATCTTTTACGAACTTTCTGACGGTATGGGAGAACTCCTGCTGGAAAACCCGGACGACCCCTTTGCCGGAGGAATGACCTTGAGGGCCCAGCCGAAAGAAAAAACCCTCCAGCGCATAGAAGCCATGTCAGGAGGAGAAAAAAGTCTTACCGCACTTGCTTTTATCTTCGCAATCCAGCAGTACCGTCCTGCTCCTTTCTATGCTTTTGACGAGATTGACATGTTCCTTGACGGCTGGAATGTAGAGAGAGTCTCAAGGCGTGTTAAAACCTCAGGCTCAAAGGTCCAGTTCATAGTTGTTTCCCTGAGAAAACCCATGATCCAGGCTGCAAGCCGGACAATCGGGGTTACGATGCAGGAGAATAATATCACGAGTATTACCGGAGTGAAGCTCAATGGCTGAAATTATAGATAACTCAGCACTCGATATTTCCGGGCTCCCTTCTCCAGAGATTTGTGAGCCCGGAGAAAAGGATTCTCTTTTTTCAGACCCTGAAACTTTCGGGCTTCCGACAACTCTTTCTTACCTCGGCATTGACTGGGCACTTTTCGACCTCTCGGAATTTAATACCTATGAGCCCCTGGGCATTCTGGTTGAACTTGCAAAGGACGGAAAGATCGATCCCTGGGATATCGATGTTGTGCAGTTAACCGATACTTTTCTGCACAGGATAGAAGAGCTCCAGAAAATGGATTTAAGAATTTCTTCGAGGACTCTCCTTTATTCGGCTATTCTCCTCCGCATGAAATCTTCAATGATTCTCGGACCAGAAGAAGAGGAAGAAGAGGACTTTGACCCTGGCTTTTTCGATGGTGAAGAGCTGCCTGAGCCTGATGAGTTTCCTGTTCCGAAGCTTCCTGTCCGTCGCCTTTCCACAAGACCTGTCACACTGAATGAACTGATTGTGGAACTTAAAAAAGCTGAAAAAACACTCTCTAGAAAAAACGAAAAGAAAGCCCGTCTGGCTGCAGAAGAGCCTGATATCCCTGATGCTCCCCTGGCTACCGGAGATGTGCTCGGGATTGCCCACGATGAAGCCATCAGCTCGAGATTGGCCCTTATCTGGGCAAGGCTTGTTG
The genomic region above belongs to Methanosarcina horonobensis HB-1 = JCM 15518 and contains:
- a CDS encoding segregation and condensation protein A, which translates into the protein MAEIIDNSALDISGLPSPEICEPGEKDSLFSDPETFGLPTTLSYLGIDWALFDLSEFNTYEPLGILVELAKDGKIDPWDIDVVQLTDTFLHRIEELQKMDLRISSRTLLYSAILLRMKSSMILGPEEEEEEDFDPGFFDGEELPEPDEFPVPKLPVRRLSTRPVTLNELIVELKKAEKTLSRKNEKKARLAAEEPDIPDAPLATGDVLGIAHDEAISSRLALIWARLVELFMKQSVVEFSALTQLSEDRITDYLSLLFLASSRKIWLFQSELFGELYIYPGEESGFSTEGNPPLFHQIKQGLTGDLSEPGEAGHPEVFSFESEYTNSDSSEEAS
- the smc gene encoding chromosome segregation protein SMC encodes the protein MYIKEIEFVNFKSFGKKVKISFYNDFTTISGPNGSGKSNIIDGILFALGLTSSRTLRAEKLTDLIYNGDEAKKPDFAQVTIRFDNTDRKLPLELDEVEVSRKVRRTKNAYYSYFYFNGKAVSLGEIHSQLSKAGITPEGYNVVMQGDVTQIISMTSVERRKIIDEIAGVAEFDERKQKALGELEIVRQQIERVDIILEEVRTQLEKLSGERDQALKYQSLKSEKIKFEGYVLLSKLKDARTELENVDKELAGKEEHLEKVQVLLNERVQELEALEQTLENLSLEIRKKGEDEQLQVKREIEETKGEISRCVDSIEVSESELEEADSRRRKAFVDIDSTKGKVRELEEKIEAENVRKESISAELSERKTERMLLQSRIADIDAKFAATRDELMAARKKLEDIKNEKNELIRNEDRLLDALRRKSSELREIENQIKDAQAAVTASDSDTLSVQYEIEKLTNNLESLIKDRDDIESSRSRIKEDIKKLENRLHTLQQEYAIAEARVRASEQGGGYSRAVEMVIGASKQEELFGIHGTIAQLGKVDRRYAAALEVAAGNRMQAIVVDTDADAAEAIEFLKRRKGGRATFLPLNKMKDSRRLENLNYENGVIGYAIDLIEFDPDFEPAFWYVFQDTLVMEDLASARRLMGRARMVTLEGELLEKSGAMVGGSLSSKSGISFAAAEKDKLLELAEEIRSLDASRNAAISKQDSIESHVFELSRKIRDCEATISRKELELQEIAGREAKLAELLEAKQADLKAIEESRTELRAEMDRVIAEKVEKEGIAAELESQVAEFEAKLADSPLPEINKKADFVDEEIRRLDGRIRDTEASLNALQLEKEYAEQKIAEAKELIKELDEKKASRRERVDSLKAKIAELEAQLEEKQKRELQLSDELIRLQKERENVQAEHSAVKRRVSIAATTLEKAKQQVLTLTATKSALFDQEKQLVEEIQRRGIEETSEVPSYETVYMRIQAIEEAMRRLEPVNMRAIDEYNEVELRLSDLQGKRDTLFTEREQLLERIGQYEQLKRDAFMEAYTSINSNFKEIFYELSDGMGELLLENPDDPFAGGMTLRAQPKEKTLQRIEAMSGGEKSLTALAFIFAIQQYRPAPFYAFDEIDMFLDGWNVERVSRRVKTSGSKVQFIVVSLRKPMIQAASRTIGVTMQENNITSITGVKLNG